In one window of Campylobacter coli DNA:
- the ruvB gene encoding Holliday junction branch migration DNA helicase RuvB: MDRIVEIEKYSFDETYETSLRPSNFDGYIGQENIKKNLNVFISAAKKRNECLDHILFSGPAGLGKTTLANIISYEMGANIKTTAAPMIEKSGDLAAILTNLSEGDVLFIDEIHRLSPAIEEVLYPAMEDYRLDIIIGSGPAAQTIKIDLPKFTLIGATTRAGMLSNPLRDRFGMQFRLEFYKDEELAIILQKAALKLNKTCENEAALEIAKRSRSTPRIALRLLKRVRDFADVNDEETITKERAKEALNSLGVNELGFDAMDLRYLELLTEAKRKPIGLSSIAAALSEDENTIEDVIEPYLLANGYIERTAKGRIASTKSFSVLKLNYEQTLFDEN; this comes from the coding sequence ATGGACAGAATAGTAGAAATAGAAAAATATTCTTTTGATGAAACTTATGAAACTTCTTTGCGTCCTTCAAATTTCGATGGCTACATAGGGCAAGAAAATATTAAAAAGAATTTAAATGTTTTTATTAGCGCTGCAAAAAAAAGAAATGAATGTTTAGATCATATACTTTTTAGTGGGCCTGCGGGACTTGGCAAAACCACATTGGCTAATATTATTTCTTATGAAATGGGTGCAAATATCAAAACAACCGCCGCACCTATGATAGAAAAAAGTGGAGATTTGGCTGCAATTTTAACCAATTTAAGCGAAGGAGATGTGCTTTTTATCGATGAAATTCATCGCTTAAGCCCTGCTATTGAAGAAGTACTTTACCCTGCAATGGAAGATTATAGGCTAGATATCATCATCGGTAGTGGCCCTGCGGCACAAACTATAAAAATCGATTTGCCTAAATTTACACTTATTGGTGCTACAACCCGTGCAGGAATGCTTAGCAATCCTTTAAGAGATCGTTTTGGAATGCAATTTAGACTCGAATTTTATAAAGATGAAGAGCTTGCTATCATACTTCAAAAAGCTGCACTAAAGCTCAATAAAACCTGTGAAAATGAAGCTGCGCTTGAAATTGCTAAAAGAAGTCGCTCTACCCCTAGAATCGCACTTAGACTTTTAAAAAGAGTGAGAGATTTTGCAGATGTTAATGACGAAGAAACGATCACCAAAGAAAGAGCTAAAGAAGCTCTAAATTCCTTAGGTGTCAATGAACTTGGTTTTGATGCAATGGATTTAAGGTATTTAGAACTTCTAACAGAAGCTAAAAGAAAACCTATAGGACTTTCTAGCATAGCAGCAGCTTTGAGCGAAGATGAAAATACTATTGAAGATGTAATAGAGCCTTATTTGCTTGCGAATGGCTACATAGAACGCACTGCCAAAGGTCGTATAGCAAGCACAAAAAGCTTTAGCGTGCTCAAACTTAATTATGAACAAACTTTATTTGATGAAAATTGA
- a CDS encoding histidine phosphotransferase, producing MGILTKLELDYEIDDIEKFLQFFRTMCDRFEPLIIQLGSDSVRYKEAIKELETLAHNTAWAARRLNLEEVTDFCVFCEEMMAQANRFNGPASDEFTDWMLLMSDQFEKYCRSYENDDSVLAVFNPLIVNVPNIISK from the coding sequence ATGGGAATTTTAACAAAATTAGAATTAGATTACGAAATCGACGACATAGAAAAATTTTTACAATTTTTTAGAACAATGTGCGATAGATTTGAACCTTTAATCATACAGCTTGGAAGCGATAGTGTGCGTTATAAAGAAGCTATAAAAGAACTCGAAACTTTGGCGCATAATACCGCTTGGGCAGCAAGGCGTTTAAATCTTGAAGAAGTAACTGATTTTTGTGTATTTTGCGAAGAGATGATGGCTCAAGCAAATCGTTTTAATGGGCCAGCTAGCGATGAATTTACAGATTGGATGCTTTTAATGAGCGATCAGTTTGAAAAATATTGTCGTTCGTATGAAAATGATGATTCTGTTTTAGCCGTTTTTAATCCTTTAATTGTTAATGTTCCAAATATTATTTCTAAATAA
- a CDS encoding RNA degradosome polyphosphate kinase: MQTNPNMFLNRELSWLRFNSRVLDQCSRPLPLLERLKFVAIYCTNLDEFYMIRVAGLKQLFSAGVNISSSDEMSPLQQLKAIRKYLHKEKDLLEHYFNEIISDLEKENLFIKSYENLDNNLKQKCDEYFFSTIFPVIVPIAVDATHPFPHLNNLSFSLAVKICDKTHPELIKFGMIRIPRVLPRFYEVSANVYVPIESIVEKHTEEIFPGYKLLASAAFRVTRNADMVIEEEEADDFMMILEQGLKLRRKGAFVRLQIQKGADEQIVEFLNTHMKIFHKDVYEYSILLNLPSLWQIAGNKTFTHLLSPLYAPKTLPPFDENLSIFDAIDKEDILIIQPFESFDPVYKFIKEASKDPEVISIRMTLYRVEKNSNIVQALIDAASDGIQVTVMVELKARFDEENNLHWAKALENAGAHVIYGITGFKVHAKVSQVIRKKGDKLKFYMHLSTGNYNASSAKIYTDVSYFTSKVEFARDTTSFFHILSGFSKNRRLQTLSMSPNQIKEKILEMIALEASKGSEGVIIAKMNSLVDSDIIKALYGASIKGTQIDLIVRGICCLKPNEEFSKNIRVRSIIGKYLEHARVFYFKHSEPNYFISSADWMPRNLERRLELMTPIYDERSKAKLAQFLRLQLSDNLLAYELQNDGEYTKVASNEKVIDSQQILEEYVSKIYKTLKKDADQSRATYLASKLFKEN; encoded by the coding sequence ATGCAAACAAATCCGAATATGTTTTTAAATAGAGAACTTTCTTGGCTACGCTTTAACTCACGGGTACTAGACCAATGTTCGCGTCCATTGCCTTTATTAGAACGCCTTAAATTTGTAGCTATATATTGTACTAATTTGGATGAATTTTATATGATACGCGTTGCAGGATTAAAACAACTTTTCTCAGCTGGAGTTAATATAAGCAGCAGCGATGAGATGTCTCCTTTACAACAATTAAAAGCTATACGCAAATATCTTCACAAAGAAAAAGATCTTTTAGAGCATTATTTTAATGAAATTATAAGCGATCTTGAAAAAGAAAATCTTTTTATTAAAAGCTATGAAAATCTAGACAACAACCTAAAACAAAAATGTGATGAATATTTTTTCTCTACTATCTTTCCTGTTATCGTTCCAATCGCTGTAGATGCAACTCATCCTTTTCCACATTTAAACAATCTTTCATTTTCCTTAGCGGTTAAAATTTGCGATAAAACCCATCCTGAGCTTATCAAATTTGGAATGATTCGAATTCCAAGAGTTTTACCTCGTTTTTATGAAGTGAGTGCAAATGTTTATGTTCCAATTGAAAGCATAGTGGAAAAACACACAGAAGAAATTTTTCCTGGCTATAAACTCCTTGCTTCGGCTGCTTTTAGAGTAACTAGAAATGCGGATATGGTGATAGAAGAGGAAGAAGCTGATGATTTTATGATGATACTAGAGCAAGGCTTAAAACTTCGTAGAAAGGGTGCTTTTGTAAGATTGCAAATTCAAAAGGGCGCAGATGAACAAATCGTAGAATTTCTTAATACCCATATGAAAATTTTCCACAAGGATGTTTATGAGTATTCTATCTTACTAAATCTTCCTAGCCTTTGGCAAATTGCTGGCAATAAAACCTTTACTCATCTTTTAAGCCCGCTTTATGCACCCAAAACCTTGCCACCTTTTGATGAAAATTTATCCATCTTTGATGCGATAGATAAAGAAGATATACTCATCATTCAACCTTTTGAAAGCTTTGATCCTGTTTATAAATTCATCAAAGAAGCAAGCAAGGATCCTGAGGTTATTTCCATAAGAATGACTCTTTATAGAGTAGAGAAAAACTCTAATATAGTCCAAGCTTTAATCGACGCAGCAAGCGATGGGATACAAGTTACAGTTATGGTAGAACTTAAAGCCCGCTTTGATGAGGAAAACAATCTTCACTGGGCAAAAGCTTTAGAAAATGCTGGAGCTCATGTGATTTATGGAATCACTGGCTTTAAAGTTCATGCCAAAGTTTCTCAAGTTATACGCAAAAAAGGCGATAAGCTTAAATTTTATATGCATTTAAGCACGGGAAATTATAATGCAAGCAGTGCTAAAATCTACACCGATGTAAGTTATTTTACGAGCAAAGTTGAATTTGCAAGGGATACAACAAGCTTTTTTCACATACTTTCAGGATTTAGTAAAAATCGTCGCCTTCAAACCCTCTCTATGAGTCCAAATCAAATCAAGGAAAAAATTCTAGAAATGATAGCTTTAGAGGCAAGTAAGGGGAGTGAAGGAGTTATCATCGCAAAAATGAATTCTCTTGTAGATAGCGATATCATAAAAGCTCTTTATGGAGCTAGCATAAAAGGAACTCAAATCGATCTTATCGTTCGTGGAATTTGCTGCTTGAAACCTAATGAAGAATTCAGCAAAAACATACGCGTTAGAAGTATTATAGGAAAATATTTAGAACATGCTAGAGTGTTTTATTTTAAACACAGCGAGCCAAATTATTTTATATCAAGTGCGGATTGGATGCCAAGAAATTTAGAGCGTCGTTTAGAACTTATGACTCCTATATATGATGAAAGAAGCAAAGCAAAATTAGCACAATTCTTACGCTTGCAACTCAGCGATAATTTACTTGCTTACGAGCTTCAAAATGATGGAGAATATACAAAAGTTGCTAGCAATGAAAAAGTGATTGACTCACAACAAATTTTAGAAGAATATGTCAGTAAAATCTATAAAACTCTTAAAAAAGATGCTGATCAAAGTCGCGCAACTTATCTAGCCTCTAAGCTTTTTAAAGAAAACTGA
- the nrfH gene encoding cytochrome c nitrite reductase small subunit translates to MKKSLNLFGIFLVLLFVFFAVGFYTFYNAKGTSYLSNASESCNNCHIMNEVYNEYMAGPHAQKVKGEARATCVDCHLPHGFLAKWIAKAESGLNHAYAFTFKLDELPTNLSATEKSRKMIQDNCVRCHADFAQTAINATTNPHADKSLKCASCHQDVGHKHGI, encoded by the coding sequence TTGAAAAAATCTTTGAATCTTTTTGGTATTTTTCTTGTTTTGCTTTTTGTGTTCTTTGCGGTAGGATTTTACACCTTTTATAATGCAAAAGGTACATCTTACTTAAGTAATGCAAGTGAATCTTGTAATAATTGCCATATTATGAATGAGGTTTATAATGAATATATGGCAGGACCGCATGCACAAAAGGTAAAAGGAGAAGCTAGGGCAACCTGTGTTGATTGTCATTTACCCCATGGTTTTTTGGCTAAGTGGATAGCTAAAGCAGAGAGTGGTTTAAATCATGCTTATGCTTTTACTTTTAAACTCGATGAGCTTCCTACAAATTTGAGTGCGACTGAGAAAAGCAGAAAAATGATACAAGATAATTGTGTTCGCTGTCATGCTGATTTTGCTCAAACAGCCATCAATGCTACAACAAATCCACACGCAGACAAATCTTTAAAATGTGCTTCTTGTCATCAAGATGTGGGTCACAAACATGGAATTTAA